One stretch of Pseudomonas sp. NC02 DNA includes these proteins:
- a CDS encoding 2-octaprenyl-3-methyl-6-methoxy-1,4-benzoquinol hydroxylase — protein sequence MRADVLIVGAGMVGSALALALQGSGLQVLLLDGSPLSVKPFDPHAAFEPRVSALSAASQRILERLGVWDGIVERRASPYGEMQVWDGSGTGQIHFSAASVHAEVLGHIVENRVVQDALLDRLHDCDLGLLANARLEQMRRSGDDWLLTLADGRTLRAPLVVAADGANSAVRRLTGTATREWDYLHNAIVTSVRSSQVHQKTAWQRFTDNGPLAFLPLVRDGQEDWCSIVWSTTPSESERLMALDDESFCRELENAFEGRLGSVISADPRLCVPLRQRHAKRYVAEGLALIGDAAHVIHPLAGQGVNLGFLDAAVLAEVLLAANERGERLADVKVLSRYERRRMPHNLALMAAMEGFERLFQADQLPLRWLRNAGLKVVEQMPEAKALFVRQALGLTGDLPELAKA from the coding sequence CCGGAATGGTCGGAAGCGCCCTGGCGCTGGCGTTGCAGGGCAGTGGCCTGCAGGTGCTGCTGCTCGACGGCAGCCCGCTGAGCGTCAAGCCGTTCGACCCTCATGCTGCGTTCGAACCGCGGGTGAGCGCCTTGTCGGCCGCCAGCCAGCGCATCCTCGAGCGCCTTGGCGTGTGGGACGGGATTGTCGAGCGACGTGCCAGCCCGTACGGCGAGATGCAGGTGTGGGACGGCAGCGGCACCGGGCAGATCCACTTCTCGGCGGCCAGCGTGCATGCCGAGGTGCTGGGGCATATCGTTGAAAACCGTGTGGTCCAGGACGCCTTGCTCGACCGCCTGCACGACTGCGACCTCGGCCTGCTGGCCAATGCGCGCCTGGAACAGATGCGCCGCTCCGGCGATGACTGGCTGCTGACCCTGGCCGATGGCCGCACCTTGCGCGCGCCACTGGTGGTCGCGGCGGACGGTGCCAACTCGGCAGTACGTCGCCTGACCGGCACCGCTACCCGTGAGTGGGATTATTTGCACAACGCCATCGTCACCAGTGTGCGCAGCAGCCAGGTGCATCAAAAGACGGCCTGGCAGCGTTTTACCGACAATGGCCCGCTGGCATTCCTGCCGCTGGTGCGGGACGGGCAGGAAGACTGGTGTTCGATCGTCTGGTCGACCACCCCGAGTGAGTCCGAGCGCTTGATGGCGCTGGATGATGAAAGCTTCTGCCGTGAACTGGAAAATGCCTTCGAAGGCCGCCTGGGCAGCGTGATAAGCGCCGATCCACGGCTGTGCGTGCCGTTGCGTCAGCGCCACGCCAAACGTTACGTGGCAGAAGGCCTGGCATTGATTGGCGACGCGGCCCACGTCATTCATCCGCTGGCGGGGCAGGGCGTGAACCTGGGCTTCCTCGATGCGGCGGTGCTCGCCGAGGTGCTGCTGGCGGCCAACGAGCGCGGCGAGCGCCTGGCGGATGTGAAGGTGCTCAGCCGTTACGAGCGTCGGCGCATGCCGCACAACCTGGCGCTGATGGCGGCGATGGAAGGCTTTGAGCGGTTGTTCCAGGCCGATCAACTGCCGTTGCGCTGGCTGCGTAATGCAGGGCTGAAGGTGGTTGAGCAGATGCCGGAGGCCAAGGCGTTGTTTGTGCGTCAGGCATTGGGTTTGACCGGGGATTTGCCGGAGCTGGCCAAGGCCTGA
- a CDS encoding extracellular solute-binding protein — MLAPKRLLTALALTLIGSTTVQAADEVVVYSSRIDELIKPVFDAYTRKTGVQVKFITDKEAPLMQRIKAEGENATADLLLTVDAGNLWQAEQMGILQPFTSAVIDKNIPLQYRSSAHAWTGLSLRARTIAYSTDRVKPGDLTTYEALADKQWEGRLCLRTAKKVYNQSLTATLIETHGAAKTEEIVKGWVNNLSTDVFSDDIAVLEAINAGQCDVGIVNTYYYGRLHKQKPDLAVKLFWPNQGDRGVHVNLSGIGLTKHAPHPEAAKALVEWMTTPEAQKIFADVNQEFPANPAVPPSAEVATWGKFVADTLPVEVAGKRQAEAIRLMDRAGWN, encoded by the coding sequence ATGTTGGCACCCAAGCGCCTCCTGACTGCCCTGGCACTCACTCTTATCGGCAGCACCACCGTGCAGGCGGCCGATGAGGTCGTGGTCTACTCCTCGCGCATCGACGAACTGATCAAGCCGGTGTTCGACGCCTACACCAGGAAGACCGGCGTGCAGGTGAAGTTCATCACCGACAAGGAAGCGCCGCTGATGCAGCGCATCAAGGCCGAAGGTGAAAACGCCACCGCCGACCTGCTGCTCACCGTCGACGCCGGCAACCTCTGGCAGGCCGAGCAGATGGGCATCCTGCAGCCGTTCACCTCTGCGGTGATCGACAAGAATATTCCCCTTCAATACCGTTCTTCGGCCCATGCCTGGACCGGCCTGAGCCTGCGAGCGCGGACCATCGCCTACTCCACCGATCGCGTGAAACCGGGCGACCTGACCACCTACGAAGCCCTGGCCGACAAGCAGTGGGAAGGCCGCCTGTGCCTGCGCACCGCGAAGAAGGTCTACAACCAGTCGCTGACCGCCACCCTGATCGAAACCCACGGCGCGGCCAAGACCGAAGAAATCGTCAAGGGCTGGGTCAACAACCTGTCCACCGACGTGTTCTCCGATGACATTGCCGTGCTGGAAGCGATCAACGCCGGGCAGTGTGACGTGGGCATCGTGAACACCTACTACTACGGCCGCCTGCACAAGCAGAAGCCGGACCTGGCGGTGAAGTTGTTCTGGCCGAACCAGGGCGACCGCGGGGTGCACGTCAACCTGTCGGGCATCGGCCTGACCAAGCATGCACCGCACCCGGAAGCAGCCAAGGCGCTGGTGGAGTGGATGACCACGCCGGAAGCGCAGAAGATCTTTGCGGATGTGAATCAGGAGTTCCCGGCCAACCCGGCGGTGCCGCCGTCGGCGGAAGTGGCGACCTGGGGCAAGTTTGTGGCCGATACATTGCCGGTGGAAGTGGCGGGCAAGCGCCAGGCTGAGGCTATTCGCTTGATGGATCGCGCTGGCTGGAACTAG